GTATTCGAACCACACTCAATTTTTCCGAATTAACATACTAAGAGGCTCAGAGCATCTGAAGCCAGTTATAGCTTATAGGGAGCTAAACAAAAGTATACATCTTCAATGAGCACACACTAATCTGTGTTCCTATCTGTGCATGCAGACAAAATTTGCTAAAAGTACTACCTAACAATTCCAAAGAGGTACTCATAAGAATTTGTACTCCAAGATTTTGTTTTCTTCTAAAATGACACAGATTTGTACTTTAGCTGTGTGAGAATTTGTAATTCTGAAGTTGAGTGTTCGGAGAGTTTGTGAGGGCTGTGGAATGTCGAAGGTGAAGAACAATAATGGTTATCATGGAGTCACTGAGCCAATCTCGCTGAGTGGGCCGACTGAGAAGTACCTTATGCAGACAGCTGAGGTTGAAAAGGTTGGTGATTTGTATATCTGATAAACCAAAAGCTCTTCcacattttttttattttcctcaGATTCATGCTATTTGTTTTAACATCGTGGTTCTATTTGTGTTGATCAGTACCTTTCAGATGCACGACTCTATGAGAGGCAAGATGAGGCTATCTTGCGAGAAGAGGTTTTAGGCAAGCTGGACCAGGTTGAACAATTTTCTACTGAAATCTATTGTGAGTGTGGTCGTTATGTTCTCAAATTCTCCTAAGGAAGAAACATGACAAGTTCAGAACCACAGATTTCTCTACTTGATCATCTGAAAAAGCACAGAATCCCCACTACACACAACCAATGAAACTTGCTTTGTAATCACCCAACTGAAAATCACGTAATGATCCAGATCTGCAGCGTCTAATCTTACTGAAGAAACTGGAGATAGGAAAGTAGGAACCTTCAATCAAGTCAATTCTTCTAAAGAACTTTTTCTTCACCTAAGCCATGTCACCCTATAACTTTAATCACAATCCATACTACAATTGAGTGAATTCTTCTTAGAGATAAAAGATCTTACGATCTTGCCAAAACAGTAAAGAATTTTAGATACCAACGACCTGGGATGGTCCAGACAGAGGTCAGTTTTGCtttattttaattttatttttaGTGATATACCTACTTTTGTTTGCTCCTGTTGGGTTCCATCTCTATTCTACTGCCTACTCTAAATCCAATGATCTATAACCTGATAACATGATGCTCCTTTGCTTGTTTAGCAGATTTCGCTTCATTCAAGATTTTCTTTTCTTTGGCTGCTGTGGACGAGGGCACAACATCAAGGTGAGTGAAAGCCTTAGGTccccaaatctaaaatttatatctATATGCAGTACAATGTCAAATATATTTATTATTTGAAATGCTGAAACAACCAGCTGCCTGTCTGAAAGGTCAAACACTCAAACCTGCCACTCAAACCTATAAATTTACTCTGCAATATATCGAATAGTGCATTCGCCAGTGGCAATAAGCAGACTGTCTAGGGAGAATTGCATGCTTCAGTCTTGATGCACAGACACATACCAAAATTAGTCCTGGTCAACATGAACTAAAGCATTACCTCATAACTTCAAAACAGTTCCTTGAATACAGTTTTCAACATTTTTGGGGGTTTGATGGTGTGATCCATGAACATTGGAGTAGTCCATGTATTGGGTTGCCGCCAAGAAAAACACATGAAGACATAAATCCAAATAATTTATGGTGGGTGTGGAGTATCCACAATTGTGTGCTTTTGTTGAATCCTTCATGTACCATAATTCTTACTGCTTGCAAGCCCTTTCGGAATGTGACTTCAGGCTGTAGAAATTGGTGAAAGGAGACACAAAATTATTCTCTAAACAACTATTTTTTATAGGCAAGAGAGACTGGAAGCACCTGTTTTTGCATGGGAGCTGCATGGAGAGAAATTATTGGCAGAAAACAAACTTCAACCAGATTCTTGAATATGCCAAGGGAATAAGGTATTAATTGGAACCTTTTGTTTATACAATAAAAGTATGATGTGTGACGCGTGTTCTGCATAACCACGCAAAGATTTTTGTTTATGTCAATTGCCAATATCCTATTATCATGCCTTTGTACACCTGGTTTGTTCTACATATCCAATTTAGGAAGATGGTTGCACTTAAACAAAAGATGGTTCTATTTAATGTGACATATAAAACTAAAAGCAAATGGATTCTCAAATTATATCTGCTTCTCACGTGTTCCATTAGCTGGCCCAATAAAACTCCACTACTATAGATCAGGATAATACTTTAAAAGGCTAATCAGACATGTTCTTCAAATTTGACCCCTAGGCTTCCAGAAAGCCACTTTCAGTGATGGGCATTAACCTAATTGGATCCTTAGTTAAACATGCCCATGACCTAAAGTACACACACAAAATATTGCTATGATAAAGATAGTTTTTTGCTCTTGTGGACATATGGATAAATAATTTAGAAGGCTACATTCCACTCTAAGAAAGAACAAAGGAGTGCTGATCTAAATGGTGCTTCAAAGAAATACTTTGTACTGATACTTATAATACCATATATGTGCAGACATGTGGCACCTCTATTGTAATTGTCCAAAGAATCAGAACTTCCAACTATTACTTTTTCTTCCTGTGTTTACATGGCAGGATAGCAAGAATATTCATGTAACTGAACCAGTTAACTTGCAAAgtgatgtttgttttactgttagAGGATATTACTTTACTGATTGTGACCAATGTACTACTTTGTATGTTGGCATAACATTGATACTACCGCGACAATAATGCTTGCTGATGTGATTGATAGAGAGGCACTTGATCCTACGACAACTTTGGCCTGACATTTTTTTCATGGATTAGTTTTGCTCATTTAGATCTGCTTGCTATATATTTTGTGCATTCGTTACTTCTGGTAAGTGTCAACAGGTCGATGATGGGCACTAGTGAAAATCCTTTGCGAGCTGGGCTGGAGATCATGGTTTGGAGTCTTGGACATGGAGATGGTTAATACTTAATAGAGCCATGAAGATGGTTAATAGAGCCATAAAGATGGCTGGTGGATAGTGTGCACATAGCACGGTACAAAGGAGGAGGGAAGGAAGGCAAAACTGTAAGACACTATGGAGAGTTGCGAGTTGTGTCTTCTATCGAAGCTTGTTCGAATGGACGGAGACTCTAGCCAAGGTAGGTATATGTATATATAACCTTATCCACTTTAAGTGTAACCTCTGTTTTGGTACTCTCCATGGTATAATTTTAATTCTTGTTTCACATGTACCGGACCTTTTCTGGCACTAGGATAGATTTACCAGAGTAGACGATGCTTCTCCAGTGTTGTTGTGATTGCTTTTTGTGTCCTGATCTGTAACCAGCACACACGTAATTTAACTGAAGCTTTCTACTAAATCACCACCGACTGTAAACTTAATTTCACAAACACGGATTATATTTTTCATTCATAGTTACTGATGTAGTGATGTGTGTTGTCTCTTGAGTAGGGTGGTGCGGGGCCATTATTAGTTGGTATGTACTGTGTTTGGTGGATTGACCTGTTGGTTCTGAATTTTTGATAAATACACTGGCCATGTGTTACCTTATTTGGCCTGCATCACAAAGATTCTGATGTAATGTATCATTTATTTGATGTACACTTGGTACTGATATGTGTTCTGTTAACTTCCATGTTAACATGTACAAATGATTTTTTGTCATCATTTTTATGCAATCCCACTAAGTTGGCCTTGTTTTGAATGAACTATTTATTACAGTGTTGTCAACCTATGTTACAGCAGAAAGATGCACAACTCATTTTGTTCCTGTAATGTGCATGGATTAATGTTTTATGTAACCTTTGCTCACTTTATCTTCCAGGAGTATTGTATTTGTCTATCTGCTTATGATGATGGTGCAGAGTTGCATGAAATCTCATGTGGGCACCATTTCCACTGCACCTGCATAGATAAGTACCTCTACATCATTGCAACATGCCCCCGTGCAAGTACAACAGTCGGAAAAGCAACTGTATCAGACTATCGGTGTTATAAACATGCCATAAATATGAACTACTTTATTACTTTTAGTGCACTTTGAATATGCTAAGCATTTAGCCACCTAACATGTTTTTCGTATGCAgttgtgaaaggatcacgatgcccaagagggggggggtgaattgggcttttctaaaaatcaacactaattaaaacctaagcaagagctaagcaagagcccaacttcaccccaacaactagcactaagaatataatactagaaatgcaacaaagctaagacaatacttcaaatacttgctaaacaaatacacaatgtaaagtgcttgaattaagtgcggaatgtaaagcaaagtttagaagactcctccaatttttcccgaggtatcgaagagtcggcactctccactagtcctcgttggagcacccgcgcaagggtatcgctcccccttggtcctcgcaagaaccaagtgctcactacgagatgatcctttgccactccggcgcggtggatccctcgagaccgcttacaaacttgagtcgggtcaccaacaagatcttcacggtgatcaccgagctcccaacgccaccaagccgtctaggtgatgccgatcaccaagagtaacaagccgtagactttcgcttgaccaagagaagcctaatgcaagtggtgtgtgctctaggtggctctcactaacgctaatgaggaacaaacgcggattatgattctctaatctcctcactaggcttttggtgcttgcaatgctctagcaatgtgctggaataaatgtggagtgcaagacattgaatatggtgggtggaggggtataaatagccctcacccaccaactagccgttacaggcatttcactgcgcgatggcgcaccggacagtccggtgcgccaccggtgcgccaacggtgcgccaccggtgcgccaacggtcgtttccaacggctagttctgacagggagccgttggactcatggcgcaccggacagtgaacagtccactgtccggtgcacaccggacagtccggtgcggtgtccggtgtgccactaaaattcaattctgaaagctgcgctctcgggtttctacgAAGGGGAAAgcctctgccgtggaccagcctggccccacctggcagagggtgcaccggacagtccggtgcacaccggacagtccggtgccccaaagccagaaacactaactcttgtttttcagctgattttcaaatcggttttcgctctaacttgtgtgtgagttctagagtgacacctagcactgtatatgagtgtaattgtgcaccaacactacactagaactctcttggtcaaactactcatcgacaacccctctttatagtacggctaaaagagaataaaagacctaactaaatcgcgagtgtccacatctccttgacactcggactccgtagaccttcaccttttgttttgtcGTTTTAGCCGttgctttgagttcttatctccgggattgttttcaccgttgtagtacttctacctgtcatgcgacctaacttaccatttgtctctgcaaaacacacgttagtcacatataatattacgttgttatTAAtcgctaaaaccaaccaggggcctagatgctttcaagttggaaTCATGCAATCAGCCAAAAAGGGTTGGGTTAAAGTAACAGACTACAATAGCTATCAAACTGGTAATTTTTACCAGTTTTGTGTCTCCTGTTTAATCTTCTAATGGACTATTACTATATTGAAATTGAGAGCCCAAAGTGCAACGTTAATTCATAGTTTTTCATGATGCTAATGCATTTTGTCTGCTAAATAGCTCTCTTACATGCAACATCATAGAAAATGCATGCACCAAGGTTAGAATGTTTTGTAAATGTAGTTACACAATCGACTTTTACAGGTGATTTAGAGTCAACGATGTAAATAATCTTGGAAAATATTATTGAAAGAAATAGTTTTATTAATTGATCTCTGACAACGAAATGAACTTGCATTTTCTTATAGTAAAATTCACAATGATGAATGCTTAACAAGCAAATAACAAGCATTGCCTTGAGGTTTGATTTTCTTCACTACAATAAAACATTTATATGTCTATAAGGGCTTTTTGTAGTACCTAACACTTTAATGTTTATGTCGTTCTTTTGGCATAAGACAACAGCAAAAATGCATTCCGAAAAAATTGTCCACCTTCCCTGGCGAAGATGATGAAGTCGTATTCTTGTTTGAGCATCAGAAGATCTATAGGTTGCATTTTTATGACTTCAAAATTATTCTAATATGTTATTTGCAGCCTGATACTGTCACTGGAGACATTGTACTGTTTCTCCAGTAAAAGGATCACTCAAGTTCAAAAGAAAGGGTCCAGATCTCTTTTATGAACACACCTTGTCTCTGACCGAAGCTCTATGTTGGTTCCAATTTGTTCTTACACATCTAGACAACTGGCAGCTTCTAATAAAATCAATTCCTGGCGAAGTTGTTAAACCCGGTAAGCCCTTTCACCTATAGATCTCAAATTTTTACTCTTCTTCTACAGTTGTATATGTTACTCATCCTTGTTTGATAAATCTGAGCAGGCCGATTCAAGGCGATAAACGATGACGGGATGTCGATCATGAAGGGGAAGCTCTACATTCATTTCACGGTGGAGTTCCCTGACTCTCTGGTACTGGAGCAGTGCAAGGCTCTCGAGTCGGTACTTCCACCAAAGCTTTCGTCCAATCTGATAGACATGGAGATAGATGAATGTGAGGAGACAACCATGCATTAATGTGAACATCATCGAGGAATAGATGCGCAGGAATCAGGCTCATGCTGCTCAGGAGGTGTGTGGGAGGATAACGAGATGTGCAGTGCTCTTCAAGTGTGCACAGTGTGCAAATGCGTCTATGGACTATATGGTTCTTTGGTTTTTACTGTTCGCTGAGGTGCAAAGTAGGAAGAAAATACGGCCCTAACCTTGCAAGCGGGGAATGTATCGTTTTTGGTGCAATTGAAATATGTGTTCTTTTTTATGCACTAACATTTTGTTGAATATTTTAtataccgttgcaacgcacgggcatctacCTAGTAACCTATATATAAGTATAGGTGCATCTCCCTAATGGTGTTTCTAGGTTTTCATGGGGCAGCAGGTCATCTTTGTTGGACTTCATCGTGAATTTATCATTGTGATCCAATGCTCTAGCTCTTTACTGTGATTAAACCAGGCTTTCCAATTTTAAATATTAAGATTTTTTTTGTCATCTCTGGAATTACCAAATTTTGTGAAATCCGGTCGAAATTTTAGAGGCAGACATGAAGTATGTCTTTTTTCTAAAAAATTTAGACCTAAACAAAAGATCAACACGGTTTAGGATTACTCATCTGTTGACTAGAGGAATAAAATAAACAATAGCCTAAAATTATATATTTACAGTAAAAACACATGTACTAGTGTGATACAAAATTTCACTTTTTTTCTTCAAGCCACTACCGAAATTGCTGAATTTCGTGAAATTTTGAACCCTGACGTAAACACATATTTCTGCTCCATTTGTTTTTGAACCATATGGTTAGTTCCATTCCATCCCAATCTACATTATGTAAACATTTACATCAAACACGAAAAGGTGAAAACAATCTGCTTGCTACTGCGCATATATGCTAATCTTCAGAAGCTAGGAACAACAGTTCGCTGGGTATGATGCATGGTTTGCACCAGTCCAGATCCATAGTGGCAAGGCCTTGCCATGGAGCTCAAAAACAACCTTTTGACCTCTTCAGAGGCATCTCTTGTAAGCAAACACATCATGTACTCCATCACCAAAGACTCACATGGCAAGGTGATCCTGCCGTCATCACCAGCGAAGCCGAACTCCTCCTGCGACATGCTCAGGAGCTCACCGAAGAGAGCCGTTCCGAGGAACACCAACGGGACCTCAAACCGCCGACCATCAGCCGAGTACATGGCACAGTGGCCTTTGCCAGCCACCGACGAAGTGCTGCATGACGACCCGTCAGTTTCTTTCACAGGTGTCGATGCGAGCCTCTTCCTCGCGAGGGCCGCCATTCTTCGCCACCTACTACTTGACATCTGAACAAGTCTCTTGGCACTCATCATGGCTGGTGGCTGATtggcttcttctcctttcttcgtcTCTGGAACTCTAGGGCTCCTTTTGTATCAGGTCAGGTGTTGTTGAGCTAGTTGATTGAGTGTTGGTGCTACCGTGGCTGCCTCATGGATTTATAAGTGAGGATGAAGAGAAGCATGCTGTTACTCAAGTGCAGCTTTCAACTCAGGCTGGCAAGGGACAAGGACATGAGATCAGAACATGCAATGTTGCAAGAAAAAGCAGCCTGATTTTGATTGGATTTGAATTCTATGGACATATGCTGGCCACTTGTTGGAGCCACTAGTAGCAGTGTCAATGTCGGACCATACCGACACAACGCGAGTGCTTGGGTACCACAATTTGCTGCCATACTGACCAATGACCAACCTTGTCAAAGAAGCATGCTTCATAAAGACCATGTGTAAAGTGGGTCCATTGCGTCAGTACCAATTCATTCTGTGCTTGGGCAGTGAAATATCGAAATTTCTGGGTAGCTAGTATGCCCTATTTAAACTTATAAATTGGATCCCCAGCTCAGGAAAATGTTCTGACAATTGTTCATGCCCAGAGTATCTGAACGACACAACAATGTGGCCGACACTTCATATCACTTCTTCAATTGGCGGTCTATTGGATTATCAGCATCTCATGTGAACTACATTTTCGTTGTTTTTTTTCTTACATGAACCTACAAGATTGCAACTAGGCAACTAACTGATAATGACAGGCACGTTCATGGCGCCCATATCAGCGAAGTTTCCGCAGTCTCGACACTTGCACCCCCAAACGGAAAGGGATTCCGACATGGACTTCGGTTGTCAATATCGGACTGTGCTACGTCTAGCCGAACTAGTCTGGCCCTCTCAATTCATGTTGCTCCCGTTCCACATGGCCATGGGGTCCTCGTGCCCCTTCCCCACTAAACCGCTCAGCATGGCTGCATAGGATGTGCTCAATCCAAGCAGAGAAAGGGCTCTCAAATCAAATGTATGCACATACTGCATCCATGTCCTCATGACCTTGTCCCTTGCCAATAATCCCACTCGACAAGATTCCTTACTCTTTGATTCAGCTATATATTCAGGGTCAAGACTTCTCCAAACACCACCACTCAGCAGCTCCACAAACAAAGCATAGCAAAGGATGCCGAGCAGTTGACGATCATTGCGTCCCCATGGCAGACCTGACAAACCATGTTGAAGCTGTAGAACTGACAACTCCAGCCTGCAGAATTGCAAATGTTAAGTAAAACGTTCTGTTTACAGCCTAAGACAAGACCTAATACAGTGAAAGTGGTGATATCCAGTAAGTCCAAGTAAACACTTAAGCAAAGAATACAATATTGCATGAAGATTTGCATTATGGAAGTAAAAGGACATCACCCAAGAATGATTCATGACTACGGCTGGAAATGTCCAGGAAAAATTAACCACAACATGTATGCATGGCTGTACCCATTGAAAAATGCACACGTATACCACAAAACCATTGCCACATGCTATGACATAAATAAAGCAACCATCTTCAGGAACTGAGACATGGAGCTGTCGACCTGCATGATTTGCAGTAATGAAACACTCTTCACCAACACATAGCATGTAAATCCAAGAACAGAGTACACACCGAAGCAGTGAAGTGAACCCTGCATCTGCCTGGGAATCAAGTCTCCTGACTGTTGAACCAACATGCCATGTCCCCATTGAGGGATTGGTGCTGAATTTTTAGTTAATTGTAATCAAATAGGTGTTAGCAAAAAAGAAGGTAGGGCCTGAATCATTTAGAAATAATTGCTTTTGAGTGAACCTAACCGGCTTATCTCTGAACCACTTCAAACAGG
This portion of the Zea mays cultivar B73 chromosome 2, Zm-B73-REFERENCE-NAM-5.0, whole genome shotgun sequence genome encodes:
- the LOC100284025 gene encoding Auxin-responsive protein SAUR36, yielding MMSAKRLVQMSSSRWRRMAALARKRLASTPVKETDGSSCSTSSVAGKGHCAMYSADGRRFEVPLVFLGTALFGELLSMSQEEFGFAGDDGRITLPCESLVMEYMMCLLTRDASEEVKRLFLSSMARPCHYGSGLVQTMHHTQRTVVPSF